In Dehalogenimonas etheniformans, one genomic interval encodes:
- the glp gene encoding molybdopterin molybdotransferase MoeA, with protein MKPFGRLLDFDQARQMALDLVKPIQQTETVSLDASIGRVLGRDVISRVSVPPFDRAAMDGYAVIASDTFGSSRGQPRKLAVTGAVFAGDLPDMRVGAGNAVQIATGARLPAGADAVVMVEETSPDGGIVNILKAVYPGANIARTGEDIKKGSMLLTAGTRLNPGKVGMLASQGMTEIEVFRKPRISVLPTGEEIAVTGSPLQPGQIWDINSHTVSAVVSLSGGEVTDLPIARDQPEALRSAIIEALDSDIVIISGGSSVGERDLMSRTLADLGEVLFHGIQIKPGKPTLLAKVNDKPVLGLPGYPTSCLINAYLLAAPMVKKMAQREFEHVTTVDLPLAEAVPGSVGRRQFLPVQIRSQKAKPLFKESGAITATALADGYIDIAANVDILPEGEVVRVTLF; from the coding sequence TTGAAACCCTTTGGCAGGCTGCTTGATTTCGATCAGGCGCGGCAAATGGCGCTGGACCTGGTCAAGCCCATTCAACAAACCGAAACCGTTTCACTTGATGCGTCCATTGGCAGAGTCCTGGGGCGTGATGTTATCTCCCGCGTCTCAGTGCCCCCCTTCGACCGGGCGGCGATGGATGGTTATGCTGTTATCGCTTCCGATACCTTCGGTTCTTCCCGCGGTCAACCGAGGAAGCTGGCAGTTACGGGTGCAGTTTTTGCAGGTGATTTACCCGACATGAGGGTTGGCGCCGGAAACGCCGTCCAGATAGCCACCGGCGCGCGATTGCCTGCGGGTGCCGACGCTGTTGTAATGGTCGAGGAAACCAGCCCCGACGGCGGCATTGTAAATATTTTGAAAGCCGTTTACCCCGGAGCTAATATCGCCCGTACCGGCGAGGACATTAAAAAGGGTTCGATGCTATTGACTGCCGGCACCAGGCTCAATCCGGGCAAGGTCGGCATGTTGGCATCTCAAGGAATGACCGAAATCGAGGTGTTTCGAAAACCCCGAATTTCCGTTTTGCCAACGGGAGAGGAAATAGCCGTTACCGGCAGTCCGCTCCAGCCCGGCCAGATCTGGGACATCAATTCTCACACCGTTTCCGCAGTGGTAAGCCTGAGTGGAGGAGAAGTTACCGACTTGCCGATCGCCCGTGACCAGCCAGAAGCCCTGCGTTCAGCCATTATTGAGGCGCTGGATTCTGACATAGTGATCATCTCTGGTGGCTCATCGGTCGGAGAGAGGGATCTGATGTCGCGGACCCTCGCCGATCTGGGAGAAGTGTTGTTCCACGGGATCCAGATAAAACCTGGAAAACCGACGCTTTTGGCAAAGGTCAATGACAAGCCCGTCCTGGGTTTACCGGGGTACCCCACTTCTTGCCTGATCAACGCCTACCTGCTGGCGGCGCCGATGGTGAAGAAAATGGCTCAGCGTGAATTTGAACACGTGACGACCGTGGACTTGCCACTGGCTGAGGCTGTCCCCGGTTCGGTCGGCAGGCGGCAATTCCTGCCGGTGCAAATCCGCAGCCAAAAGGCGAAGCCGCTCTTCAAAGAGTCGGGTGCTATTACTGCTACCGCTTTGGCAGACGGCTACATCGACATCGCCGCCAACGTGGACATCCTGCCCGAAGGCGAAGTAGTTCGGGTTACTTTGTTCTAA
- a CDS encoding molybdenum cofactor guanylyltransferase: MSLSCIILAGGKGLRLGRDKALEKINSLTLVQHSVTTLRGLGEQIIVVTAPGKTDLGLEDFPEVRVVEDRDTGKGPLMGIYAGLSASKSELNLVVACDMPFLNLELIRFMVSQSEGWDAVIPRVGGLIEPLHAVYRRNIKEVAAELMAGGAYSLRQLLNKVRVRFIEETEIGLYDPQNLSFFNINFPEDLEKARELFRQRSS; encoded by the coding sequence TTGAGTCTTAGCTGTATCATACTCGCGGGCGGGAAAGGGCTGCGCCTTGGCAGAGATAAGGCGCTCGAGAAGATCAATTCCCTGACTCTGGTCCAACATTCGGTGACCACATTGCGTGGACTTGGTGAGCAAATAATCGTCGTCACCGCACCCGGCAAAACCGATCTTGGGCTTGAGGATTTTCCTGAGGTCAGAGTGGTGGAGGACCGCGATACCGGCAAAGGGCCGTTGATGGGCATTTACGCGGGGCTCTCCGCCTCGAAATCCGAATTGAATCTGGTTGTCGCCTGCGATATGCCGTTTTTGAACCTGGAACTTATCAGGTTCATGGTCTCGCAATCCGAGGGTTGGGACGCCGTTATCCCGCGGGTTGGGGGGCTAATCGAACCTTTACATGCCGTGTACCGCCGCAATATCAAAGAAGTCGCCGCGGAGTTGATGGCCGGCGGGGCTTATTCTTTAAGACAGCTTTTAAACAAGGTGCGCGTCAGATTTATCGAAGAAACTGAAATCGGCTTGTACGATCCACAGAACCTCAGTTTTTTTAACATCAACTTCCCTGAAGACTTGGAGAAAGCTCGTGAATTGTTCAGACAGCGATCATCCTGA
- the fdnG gene encoding formate dehydrogenase-N subunit alpha: protein MTSEISRRDFLAATGGAAGLLATASLAKANPGVDSSKPLDDRPKWTKETYTICPYDASGCGFFCYTDDQGRLVNIEGDPNHPVNTGGACSKGAAISQIHNNTRRLQKVLYRKPSGTDWEEKDWDFAITEIAKRIKKTRDENWIETNTRGKIVRRTEAIAHIGAAALDNEECYLLCKALRAMGLVYIEHQARLUHSSTVASLAESFGRGAMTNHWTDVSNADCVLVIGANPAENHPASFNHIERAMEKGAKLIVVDPRFNRSAAKADIYTQMRSGTDIAFIGGIINFVIKDIEANPGNYNMTYITEYTNAPYLLNPNFKTPTDLNGLFSGYNETTRSYNKADWTYQVDSAGIPLKDKTLKDLNSTFQVMKRHFARYTPAKIQEITGITPDKFDLIARTFAATGKTGKSGTIMYAMGATQHTNGTQIIRAYGILQMLLANIGVAGGGINALRGESNVQGSTDYGILFGNLTGYLKQPVETDASLTAFSNAPRAFTVATEPKSLNWWKNTPKYTTSLMKSFYGTNATKDNDFGFHWLPKNDTGANYSWIPLFKNMYEGKIKGLLCFGMNPAVCGPNQTQTVQGLEKLDWMVVTDLWETESANFWKRPGANPANINTEVFVLPAACSYEKEGSVTNSSRWMQWRYKAVEPPGDAKDDAYMIVRIVQELRKLYNAETNADLKVKAEPITKLDWWYDPEDPELTRKIAKEINGYNLTTGKLVTNFTALTDDGNTSCGNWLYSGSYVEPEALDAYEKAHPEVFPAGMVGNRSTRRDIADAHPLSILDSAGQPIRIGLNSYFGWAWPLNRRIIYNRASVDLNGLPWDTEHPVMKWDGAKWLGDVADNAAPPLSAATGVLPFIMNVEGVGKLWGPGLSDGAFPEHYEPWESPVANAMNTNPLAQFDPTFKVWEGGLDTRGSAADYPIACTTFRVVEHWQAGGLSRNLPWLVELVPHPYVEISEALASEKSIKSGDIVKVTSARGSVELAAMVTRRIQPYNLGGKTIHQVAIPWHWGWAGLSQGLSANVLTPNAGDANTMIPESKAFLVKIETTGKTVEMDERTGRAKPIEPLLIKRGS from the coding sequence ATGACATCGGAAATCAGCAGGCGGGACTTTCTCGCGGCAACCGGCGGAGCGGCCGGATTGCTGGCTACCGCCAGTTTGGCCAAGGCGAATCCGGGCGTCGATTCATCTAAGCCTTTGGATGACCGCCCCAAGTGGACCAAGGAAACCTATACCATTTGCCCCTACGATGCGTCGGGATGTGGTTTCTTCTGCTACACCGATGACCAGGGACGTTTGGTGAACATCGAAGGCGACCCTAACCACCCGGTCAACACCGGAGGTGCCTGCAGCAAGGGTGCCGCCATTTCCCAGATCCACAACAATACCCGTCGGTTGCAAAAGGTTTTGTACCGCAAACCTAGCGGTACGGATTGGGAAGAAAAGGATTGGGATTTCGCCATTACCGAGATTGCCAAGCGTATCAAGAAGACGCGTGATGAAAACTGGATCGAGACCAACACGCGCGGCAAAATCGTTCGCCGGACAGAGGCAATCGCCCATATCGGCGCGGCAGCCCTCGACAATGAAGAATGCTATCTCCTGTGCAAAGCGCTGAGGGCTATGGGCTTGGTGTATATCGAACACCAGGCGCGTCTCTGACATTCCTCCACTGTCGCCAGTTTGGCGGAATCGTTCGGACGCGGCGCCATGACCAACCATTGGACCGATGTGTCCAATGCCGACTGTGTTTTGGTTATCGGTGCAAACCCGGCTGAAAATCACCCGGCTTCTTTCAACCACATCGAGCGCGCCATGGAAAAAGGCGCCAAACTCATTGTCGTCGACCCGCGCTTCAACCGTTCGGCGGCTAAGGCCGATATCTACACCCAGATGAGGTCCGGCACGGACATCGCCTTTATCGGCGGCATCATCAACTTCGTCATCAAGGATATCGAAGCCAATCCCGGCAACTACAACATGACCTACATTACGGAGTACACCAACGCCCCGTACCTCCTGAATCCCAACTTTAAAACCCCAACCGACCTGAACGGGCTATTCTCCGGCTACAATGAGACCACCCGCAGCTACAACAAGGCGGATTGGACCTATCAGGTCGACTCCGCCGGGATCCCTCTCAAGGATAAAACCCTGAAAGATCTCAACAGCACCTTCCAGGTGATGAAGCGCCATTTTGCTCGTTATACGCCGGCCAAAATCCAGGAGATCACGGGCATTACACCTGACAAGTTCGATCTTATCGCCCGTACCTTCGCGGCAACGGGTAAAACCGGCAAATCAGGCACTATCATGTACGCCATGGGCGCCACCCAGCACACCAACGGCACCCAGATAATCCGCGCCTACGGCATTCTCCAGATGCTGTTGGCTAACATCGGCGTTGCCGGCGGCGGCATCAACGCTCTCCGCGGCGAGTCGAACGTCCAGGGATCTACCGACTACGGCATCCTCTTCGGCAATCTTACCGGCTACCTGAAACAACCGGTCGAGACCGACGCCAGTCTGACGGCGTTCTCCAACGCTCCGCGCGCCTTCACGGTAGCTACCGAACCGAAATCGCTCAACTGGTGGAAGAATACTCCCAAATATACCACCAGTTTAATGAAGAGCTTTTACGGCACCAACGCCACCAAAGACAATGACTTCGGATTCCATTGGCTGCCTAAAAATGACACCGGAGCCAACTATTCCTGGATACCTCTCTTCAAGAACATGTACGAAGGCAAGATCAAGGGCTTGCTGTGTTTCGGCATGAATCCCGCTGTCTGCGGCCCGAATCAGACTCAAACCGTACAGGGCTTGGAGAAACTGGATTGGATGGTCGTCACCGACCTCTGGGAGACAGAATCGGCTAACTTCTGGAAGCGCCCCGGCGCCAATCCCGCCAACATCAACACCGAGGTATTTGTGTTGCCAGCGGCTTGTTCTTACGAAAAAGAGGGCTCGGTCACCAACTCCTCCAGGTGGATGCAATGGCGCTACAAAGCGGTCGAACCGCCGGGAGACGCCAAGGACGACGCCTACATGATCGTCCGCATAGTCCAGGAATTGCGCAAGCTCTACAACGCCGAAACGAACGCTGATCTCAAAGTCAAAGCCGAGCCGATCACTAAGCTAGACTGGTGGTACGATCCCGAGGATCCCGAGTTGACCCGTAAGATCGCCAAAGAGATCAACGGTTACAACCTGACCACCGGTAAACTGGTGACCAACTTTACCGCTCTAACCGATGACGGCAACACCAGTTGCGGCAACTGGCTTTACAGCGGCAGCTATGTCGAGCCTGAAGCTCTCGATGCTTACGAAAAAGCTCACCCTGAGGTGTTCCCGGCCGGCATGGTCGGCAACCGTTCCACTAGGCGGGATATTGCCGACGCCCACCCGCTGTCCATCCTTGATTCAGCCGGTCAGCCGATCAGAATCGGCCTCAACAGTTACTTCGGTTGGGCCTGGCCGCTCAACCGCCGTATCATTTACAACCGGGCCTCGGTTGACCTTAATGGTCTTCCCTGGGACACCGAGCACCCGGTGATGAAATGGGACGGCGCCAAGTGGCTGGGAGACGTGGCTGATAACGCTGCGCCGCCATTGTCCGCGGCCACCGGCGTCCTGCCCTTCATCATGAACGTCGAGGGCGTGGGCAAATTGTGGGGCCCGGGACTTTCCGATGGTGCCTTCCCTGAGCACTATGAACCCTGGGAGAGCCCGGTGGCTAACGCCATGAATACAAATCCGTTGGCTCAATTCGATCCCACGTTCAAGGTGTGGGAGGGTGGACTCGACACCCGCGGCAGCGCCGCAGATTACCCGATCGCCTGCACCACCTTCCGCGTTGTCGAGCACTGGCAGGCGGGCGGCCTGTCCCGAAACCTGCCTTGGCTGGTCGAGCTGGTGCCTCACCCTTATGTCGAGATCAGTGAAGCACTTGCCTCGGAGAAGAGTATCAAGAGTGGGGATATCGTCAAGGTGACCTCGGCACGAGGCAGCGTTGAACTTGCCGCAATGGTTACCAGGCGCATCCAGCCATACAACCTTGGCGGCAAAACCATACACCAGGTCGCCATTCCGTGGCACTGGGGATGGGCTGGCCTGTCGCAGGGTTTGTCGGCCAACGTCCTGACTCCTAACGCCGGCGACGCAAACACCATGATTCCTGAGTCAAAAGCCTTCCTGGTCAAGATCGAAACGACCGGGAAGACGGTTGAAATGGATGAGAGGACCGGCCGGGCAAAACCGATCGAACCTCTGCTGATAAAGAGAGGGAGCTAA
- a CDS encoding 4Fe-4S dicluster domain-containing protein, with amino-acid sequence MAKGLLIDTVKCTGCRGCQTACKQWNLNPAVETKFSPTMTNPLETNAYSFVHVEFYENSKSNGDLDWTFVSKRCMHCEHPACVSVCPVGALQKLDFGPVVWEEGRCIGCRYCQNACPFDIPKYTWFDENGKTDPWPKIAKCTLCWDRQLNKTPSEIPACSKTCPPKAILFGERSDLLAIAKDRIAKSPDKYFNHIYGEEEVGGTQVMFISSQDPHAIGFPDVEKESYPGFTWEFLSRIPYEIAGLGAILVGTYVWRSNRLKKKALEESAVSNTKGGSH; translated from the coding sequence ATGGCAAAAGGACTACTTATCGATACTGTCAAATGTACTGGGTGCCGGGGTTGCCAGACCGCCTGTAAGCAATGGAACCTCAATCCGGCTGTGGAAACCAAGTTTTCCCCGACGATGACCAATCCGCTGGAAACGAATGCTTATAGCTTCGTACACGTCGAGTTCTATGAGAACTCGAAAAGCAACGGCGATCTAGATTGGACCTTCGTCTCCAAGAGGTGCATGCACTGCGAGCACCCGGCCTGCGTTTCGGTTTGCCCAGTCGGAGCGCTGCAAAAACTCGATTTCGGACCGGTCGTCTGGGAAGAGGGTCGCTGCATCGGCTGCCGGTACTGCCAGAACGCCTGCCCGTTCGATATCCCCAAATATACCTGGTTCGATGAGAACGGCAAGACTGATCCCTGGCCCAAGATCGCCAAGTGCACCCTGTGCTGGGACCGCCAGTTGAATAAGACGCCCTCCGAGATCCCCGCATGTTCCAAGACGTGTCCGCCAAAGGCGATTCTTTTCGGTGAGCGGAGCGACTTGCTGGCGATCGCCAAGGACCGGATCGCCAAGTCTCCTGACAAATACTTCAATCATATATACGGCGAGGAGGAAGTCGGCGGCACCCAGGTAATGTTTATTTCCAGCCAGGACCCGCATGCTATAGGCTTCCCGGATGTTGAAAAAGAAAGCTATCCCGGTTTCACCTGGGAATTCCTGAGCCGAATCCCCTACGAGATCGCAGGGCTTGGCGCCATCCTGGTCGGCACTTACGTCTGGCGCAGCAACCGTCTGAAGAAGAAAGCCCTCGAAGAATCTGCTGTTTCGAACACGAAGGGAGGAAGCCACTAA
- the nrfD gene encoding NrfD/PsrC family molybdoenzyme membrane anchor subunit: MNNKNIPLFSFWGIVQILLGLGAVGVLTAKMIWGLGAVTNLSDNWPWGLWVAFDVGIYIASAAGGFVLAALVYIFKIEAFRPLVKPAILIAALGYTIGALGIAVDLGRSPLIIHPLWMWQPGSIMFEVAWCVMMYLTVLYLEFSPNILARFGLERSEKVHHALAVPLVTFGILLSFLHQSSLGALFLITPDQQPLWHLPLMGYLFVISAMSLGLSVLTIFTIVTAKSWKLTLRIDVLSKVMSIAAWILVFYLGLRFYDTAQSGHFSAFKFDSFGWLYIAEVGVGMILPVILIAMKKVRESRAGLLWASSLIFFGMLLNRINTLVLSHAPARTGSYFPTVWEFIFTLGLIAGAIYVFRLAAKYLPLFSDNKAGLPETVAKNNPVVVPA, translated from the coding sequence ATGAACAACAAGAACATACCTCTCTTTAGCTTCTGGGGCATCGTCCAGATCCTGCTGGGGTTGGGGGCGGTTGGCGTGCTCACCGCCAAGATGATCTGGGGTCTGGGTGCCGTCACCAACCTGTCCGACAACTGGCCATGGGGCCTGTGGGTCGCCTTCGACGTCGGCATCTACATCGCCTCGGCAGCCGGCGGCTTCGTCCTGGCGGCGCTGGTCTACATCTTCAAGATCGAGGCTTTCCGACCCCTGGTCAAGCCGGCTATCCTGATCGCCGCCCTGGGCTACACCATCGGCGCTCTTGGTATTGCCGTCGACCTCGGCCGCAGCCCGCTCATTATCCACCCCTTGTGGATGTGGCAACCAGGCTCCATCATGTTCGAAGTGGCCTGGTGCGTCATGATGTACTTGACCGTCCTGTATCTCGAATTTTCACCCAATATCCTCGCCCGCTTCGGACTTGAGAGATCTGAAAAGGTGCATCATGCCCTGGCGGTACCGCTGGTCACCTTCGGCATCCTCTTGTCCTTCCTGCACCAATCGTCTTTGGGCGCCCTGTTCCTGATCACCCCGGACCAGCAGCCGCTGTGGCACCTGCCGCTCATGGGATATCTCTTCGTCATCTCCGCCATGTCGCTGGGTCTTTCGGTGCTGACTATCTTCACCATCGTCACCGCCAAGTCCTGGAAGCTGACTTTGAGGATAGACGTGCTGTCCAAGGTCATGTCCATCGCCGCCTGGATATTGGTCTTCTACCTTGGCCTCAGGTTCTATGATACCGCCCAGTCGGGCCACTTCTCGGCCTTCAAGTTCGATAGCTTCGGCTGGCTATACATCGCCGAAGTCGGCGTGGGCATGATCCTGCCGGTCATCCTCATCGCCATGAAGAAGGTCAGGGAGTCCAGAGCCGGACTGCTGTGGGCATCATCCCTCATCTTCTTCGGCATGCTTCTAAACCGCATCAATACCCTGGTGCTGTCTCATGCACCCGCCCGTACCGGCAGCTACTTCCCGACGGTGTGGGAGTTCATCTTCACCCTGGGTCTTATCGCCGGTGCCATCTACGTCTTCCGGCTGGCGGCCAAGTATCTGCCGCTCTTCTCCGACAACAAGGCCGGCTTGCCCGAGACTGTGGCCAAGAACAACCCGGTGGTCGTACCGGCTTAA
- a CDS encoding SAM-dependent methyltransferase — MEFFDLMSISHRYMEILNPSTPEKIIKLGKLLQLGRGSRVIDFGCGCAEHLTLWAEEFGIGGVGIDICEDFCDRARKKLALRGLSDKIEIVCSNGADYVFEEGAFDAATCIGATFIFGDYQKTVQILKRAVHQNGRLGIGETHWLSNWIDPEYAQKQTTTNTESALARLTRDEGFELEYIIRASSDDWDRYISDSWYGFIRWLEENPMHPDYEQVQKYFRSDQDDYLRFQRQYMGWAMYCLAPMNSY; from the coding sequence ATGGAATTTTTTGACCTGATGAGTATTTCACATCGCTATATGGAGATATTGAATCCTTCTACGCCTGAAAAGATCATTAAACTTGGCAAATTACTACAATTGGGCAGAGGAAGCCGAGTCATTGACTTTGGATGTGGTTGTGCCGAGCACCTCACCCTCTGGGCTGAAGAATTCGGGATTGGCGGTGTCGGGATAGATATATGCGAAGATTTTTGTGATCGAGCTAGAAAAAAGCTAGCCCTCAGAGGATTGTCGGACAAAATCGAAATCGTGTGCTCTAACGGGGCTGATTATGTATTCGAAGAGGGGGCTTTCGATGCTGCAACATGTATCGGAGCTACGTTTATCTTTGGAGACTACCAGAAGACAGTCCAAATATTGAAGAGGGCCGTTCATCAGAATGGACGCCTTGGTATCGGTGAAACCCATTGGCTTAGCAATTGGATAGATCCGGAGTATGCCCAAAAACAAACAACTACTAATACGGAATCAGCGTTAGCGCGACTTACCCGAGATGAAGGTTTTGAGCTCGAGTATATTATCCGTGCTAGCTCCGACGACTGGGATAGGTACATTTCAGATAGTTGGTATGGATTCATCCGTTGGCTTGAAGAAAATCCCATGCACCCTGACTATGAGCAGGTACAAAAGTATTTTCGCTCCGATCAGGATGATTACTTAAGGTTCCAGCGCCAATATATGGGTTGGGCAATGTATTGCCTGGCTCCAATGAATTCTTATTAG
- a CDS encoding zinc finger domain-containing protein, translated as MIELPEASVLATQLRESIVGKQIVDVITARSPHKFAWYFGDPKEYVRLLVGKIIDGVTSYGGQVEVSAADARILFSDGVNLRYFEKGDMVPDKHQLLLNFDDRTFLVGSVQMYGGLSAFRDGENVNPYYVLAKSKPSPLSKEFDEAYFDALFDDKASRLSLKACLATEQRIPGLGNGVLQDILYNAKLHPKTKAAALSTEEKKILFISIKSTLSEMAAQGGRDTENDLFGKAGGYKTKLSKNTVGQPCPVCKTEIKKESYLGGSIYYCPRCQNFQ; from the coding sequence ATGATTGAGCTACCAGAGGCGAGTGTATTAGCGACACAACTCCGGGAATCAATTGTTGGCAAGCAAATCGTGGATGTCATTACCGCACGAAGTCCACATAAATTCGCTTGGTATTTCGGTGACCCCAAGGAATATGTCCGTTTATTGGTCGGTAAAATCATCGATGGAGTGACAAGCTACGGTGGACAGGTCGAAGTATCTGCCGCTGATGCCAGAATTCTATTCAGCGACGGCGTAAACTTACGCTACTTCGAGAAAGGTGACATGGTTCCTGACAAACACCAACTACTACTCAACTTTGATGATCGCACGTTTTTGGTAGGTTCAGTTCAGATGTACGGAGGATTATCAGCTTTCCGTGACGGTGAAAATGTTAATCCTTACTACGTTTTGGCTAAAAGTAAACCTTCACCATTATCAAAAGAATTCGACGAGGCTTACTTTGACGCCTTATTCGATGACAAGGCTTCCAGATTGTCTTTAAAGGCTTGCTTGGCCACAGAACAGAGGATCCCCGGACTCGGCAACGGTGTTCTGCAGGATATTTTATACAACGCGAAATTGCATCCTAAGACCAAAGCCGCTGCACTTTCGACTGAAGAAAAGAAAATTCTATTCATTTCTATAAAGTCCACATTGTCTGAGATGGCCGCTCAAGGAGGTCGAGACACTGAGAACGACCTCTTTGGCAAAGCCGGTGGGTATAAGACCAAACTTAGCAAAAACACCGTCGGGCAGCCTTGTCCTGTTTGTAAAACCGAGATTAAGAAAGAGTCATATCTTGGAGGTAGTATTTACTATTGTCCGAGATGCCAGAATTTTCAATAG
- a CDS encoding colicin E5-related ribonuclease: MGLSIDRKKQSATAYFDKDGSYVVRKDKTGDIIQISNKNDPNWGNICRSYS; encoded by the coding sequence ATGGGATTATCTATCGACCGGAAGAAGCAATCGGCAACAGCGTATTTCGATAAAGACGGCTCCTATGTTGTCAGAAAAGATAAGACTGGGGATATTATTCAAATAAGTAACAAGAACGATCCGAACTGGGGCAATATATGTCGATCATATTCCTGA
- a CDS encoding TOBE domain-containing protein, which translates to MLSARNQFKGTVKNVKLGTVMAEIVVDTGNVEVVSIISRGSAEHMTLKVGDKVTAIIKSTEVMIEK; encoded by the coding sequence ATGCTTAGCGCCCGCAATCAATTTAAAGGGACAGTCAAGAATGTAAAATTGGGCACTGTGATGGCTGAGATTGTGGTTGACACCGGGAACGTGGAAGTGGTCAGTATCATAAGTCGCGGCTCCGCCGAACACATGACCCTGAAGGTCGGAGACAAGGTAACCGCGATCATTAAGTCCACCGAGGTTATGATCGAAAAGTAA
- a CDS encoding molybdopterin-dependent oxidoreductase has product MKRLCLITCLIVMSICISSCGPKEYLPGEATEFQGQKLTPLSGQNNNALKGTQYIDEKSYVLTVDGLVDHVLNLSYADLQSYPQVSRLMDLNCVEGWKFAAKWTGPSLVDILNDAGIQSEGKILIFHTSDVPSGYTSLDIDYVMSNNIIIALKDNDITLTPDRGFPFQVVAMSKFGYKWAKWVTRIEVSSDTSFRGYWESAGYPNSANVS; this is encoded by the coding sequence ATGAAAAGACTCTGTTTAATCACCTGCCTAATCGTCATGTCGATTTGTATTTCGTCCTGCGGCCCAAAAGAATACCTGCCAGGAGAAGCGACGGAGTTCCAGGGGCAGAAACTAACTCCGCTAAGCGGACAAAATAACAACGCCTTGAAGGGCACTCAATACATTGATGAGAAGTCGTATGTCCTGACGGTCGATGGACTCGTGGACCATGTGTTGAATTTGAGTTATGCCGACCTCCAATCATATCCCCAGGTCTCCAGGCTGATGGATTTAAACTGCGTCGAAGGATGGAAATTCGCTGCTAAGTGGACGGGCCCGTCGCTCGTCGACATTCTGAACGATGCTGGAATCCAATCGGAAGGCAAAATCCTGATCTTCCACACCTCGGACGTGCCGTCCGGTTACACTTCTCTCGATATAGACTATGTAATGAGCAACAACATCATCATCGCGCTGAAAGACAACGACATCACCCTTACCCCCGACCGCGGGTTTCCGTTCCAGGTGGTGGCGATGTCGAAATTCGGATATAAGTGGGCCAAGTGGGTTACAAGGATCGAGGTGTCATCTGACACCAGCTTCAGGGGTTACTGGGAGAGCGCGGGGTACCCAAATTCAGCTAACGTTTCTTGA